The following proteins come from a genomic window of Rutidosis leptorrhynchoides isolate AG116_Rl617_1_P2 chromosome 10, CSIRO_AGI_Rlap_v1, whole genome shotgun sequence:
- the LOC139872438 gene encoding uncharacterized protein, whose translation MGKSAKRMKKVQQTTDTTSSDDDHNIKHQFHKVDDEKYAVEDNYFSGDDDDEEDSDSEMDITNLEAEEDVSGNQDSDTDGEDDKNEIENDEHHDDDDEYDDDDDGTDTKIEDNKYADMEELEKEYNDLRHEEQDLFRNIRRDQDEDLQKGQAVKNQRALWDKTLEFRFLLQKSFSSSNRLPKEPIRSAFCNSGEGVKEAYADLINSTKKTLDSILKLQEALVEKNPSIMEANEGDAEQKASSLEASKNSVDEDDEWFKISQMQSRIAPFRDGAVDKWQRKTQVTTGAAGMKNKFQAFNQNISEQVASYMRDPSRMIKGMQQRRSVVSAFGNVLDSTINSDEVLNADGDPELLDDSEFYQQLLREFFETVDAGSSETAFYALKRLQTKKRKIVDRRASKSRKIRYHVHEKIVNFMAPEPMNIPPMAPKLFENLFGLKVQKPASESQA comes from the exons ATGGGGAAATCTGCAAAGCGAATGAAAAAAGTGCAGCAGACCACCGATACTACTAGTTCCGACGATGATCATAACATCAAACACCAATTTCACAAa GTGGATGATGAGAAATATGCAGTCGAGGATAATTACTTTagtggagatgatgatgatgaagaagactcTGATTCCGAAATGGATATTACAAAC TTGGAGGCCGAGGAAGATGTCTCTGGAAATCAGgatagtgatactgatggtgaGGATGATAAAAATGAAATCGAGAATGATGagcatcatgatgatgatgatgaatatgatgatgatgatgatggtacggaCACAAAAATAGAAGACAACAAGTATGCCGATATGGAAGAACTTGAGAAGGAGTATAATGATCTTCGCCACGAGGAACA GGACCTTTTCAGAAACATACGACGCGACCAAGATGAAGATCTTCAGAAAGGCCAAGCAGTAAAAAATCAAAGG GCTCTCTGGGACAAAACTCTCGAGTTCAGATTTTTGCTGCAGAAGTCATTCTCAAGCTCAAATCGACTTCCAAAG GAGCCAATCAGATCTGCTTTTTGCAATTCTGGTGAAGGAGTTAAAGAAGCATATGCAGACCTAATTAATTCAACTAAAAAGACCCTAGATTCTATTCTAAAATTGCAGGAG GCACTTGTTGAGAAGAACCCTTCAATAATGGAAGCAAATGAAG GTGATGCTGAACAAAAGGCTTCAAGCTTAGAAGCTTCCAAGAACtcggttgatgaagatgatgaatggttTAAGATTTCTCAAATGCAGTCCAG AATTGCTCCATTTAGAGACGGGGCAGTGGATAAATGGCAGAGGAAGACACAGGTGACAACTGGTGCTGCTGGCATGAAAAACAAATTTCAAGCCTTTAATCAG AATATAAGTGAGCAAGTTGCGTCTTATATGCGGGATCCAAGTAGAATGATCAAAGGGATGCAGCAAAGGAGATCTGTTGTCTCAGCTTTTGGAAAT GTTCTTGACTCAACTATAAATAGTGATgag GTATTAAATGCTGATGGTGATCCTGAATTGCTCGACGACTCCGAATTTTATCAACAATTACTCAGAGAATTTTTTGAAACAGTTGATGCCGGATCTTCTG AGACAGCATTTTATGCTCTAAAGAGACTGCAAACTAAAAAACGCAAAATTGTTGATCGGCGTGCGTCTAAAAGCCGTAAGATCAG GTATCATGTTCATGAGAAGATTGTGAATTTCATGGCTCCTGAGCCCATGAACATACCTCCAATGGCTCCTAAATTGTTCGAGAACTTATTTGGGCTTAAAGTTCAAAAACCTGCTTCAGAGTCTCAAGCCTAA